The Lentisphaerota bacterium region CGACTCCATACAAACTGTACGTGATTGAGACGATCAAAGGGATTGGATTCATTGTTTCGACAGGCGTCTTGTTCTTTGTAATTTCCTACCTGCGCTACACGAGAATCCGACGACAAGATGAGATGATCATTGTGCAGGAGAAAATGCTGCTTAATGCAGAAAGAAGACTGATTGCGGCCATGTCCACGGCAATAGTAGCACACGACCTGAACAACTTGCTCATGGTGCTTTCCGGACTTGTCGAAGCACTCAAGCGTCGAGAAAGAGACGCACCGTTCTTGTTCAGGATGATCGAGGAGATTGATGTCAGCATTGAAAAGCTCAGTCATCTTGCCAAACGCCTCGCATCGGCGGCCCGCCGTGCCGTTCCGGAGAAGAAAGAAGATGTTGATATGAAAGCAGCCTTAATCGAGCTGGTCGGCGTCGTGCGAAAGCATCCGGATGTCCGGTTCTGTCGTATTTCGCTGTCTGGCATCGCGCCGCTTACCCTTGTGCTGGACAGAACCCTATTCGAGGAGGCTGTGCTGAATATTCTAATCAACGCAGCCCAGGCAGCCGGCCCGACAGGACAAATAGAAGGGCGTCTGACTACCGAGCAGGGGGCCGCCATACTGGAGATTCACGATAGCGGCCCGGGTGTGCCGGATGACCTCTGAGGACATATTCGAACCGTGTTTTACGACTAAGCCGGACGGCACCGGGATCGGACTCCTGGCCGTTAAGGCGTTTGCAGCGTCTTGCGCGGCAGACGTTTCGGTTGGTCGTTCGCCTTTGGGCGGCGCCGTTTTCCAGATTCGTATCCCGATTCAGAATCAGTCATCGAGCCAGTGATCGGGATCAGGACGCCCTCGGAGGCCCCTCCCGGGTCACCTAACGTCCGGATCGCGTATGCGGCGACTGGGCTGGTAAACTCGGGGCGGCGTCCCAAGGCACCTCCCAAACCGGGCTTTGTTTGCATCACGCATGACGGCTGCGAGGCGGCATGGGGATCTGTTGTCTGGCGCTTGGTGTGGCGACGCAAGAAGGCCGGGGTGTTCGACAACACTAGAGGTCGTCTGCTCTCAGGTCGATGAAGAATAGATCGGCCACCAGATCAAGCAACTCCAGGGGTTCCACGCCAGCATCCAAGCCAACCAAGAGCACGTGTGCCCCAAGGCCGATTTCCGCCGGGCCGTAATCCGGGCCCGCTGCGCCTTCGGCGGTGACATCGGCGATGCTGACCTGAGCGCCGATTTGGCTCTCAAAGCCAACCGGCAGTTTGGGCGTGGGCCCGTTACGCGGACCGGGCAGACCCGCATATACCGTTTGATAGGACCCCAGGAACACAGCGGCCAAATTGGTCACACGGACGTTCAAAGCGACGCCCGGCCCGACACGGGCTCGGAGCCGTACAACATCCAGCATGTCGAGAACGCGGTTGGGTATGTACATCACGACCTTATGCAGGATGCCGTGAGGCTCGACGGAGGAAGACGTTTCCTCAGCCGCATGACCAAGGCATGGTGCGCATCACTGCTGTCCAAGACAGCCTTCATTTTACCGGGTGACGTGCTGATTTACTAGGGTTTTCGTGTTGATTGGCGGGTTGTTCAGGTTGAGGTCTCGGGACATGCTGTCCAAGGTTTCAAAGAGTAAGAGTCAACTGTACGGGTTCGGGCTCCCTGATCGGGACTCCGTACGGGTCGTTGAGCCATTCCCACAAGTCGCGGTAGGTCAGGAGGTTGAAGCGCAGCATGG contains the following coding sequences:
- a CDS encoding HAMP domain-containing histidine kinase, whose product is MSSLQRVKQISHPALIRPARQAVESALLYMLLCSTYILASGYLAVLVAATPYKLYVIETIKGIGFIVSTGVLFFVISYLRYTRIRRQDEMIIVQEKMLLNAERRLIAAMSTAIVAHDLNNLLMVLSGLVEALKRRERDAPFLFRMIEEIDVSIEKLSHLAKRLASAARRAVPEKKEDVDMKAALIELVGVVRKHPDVRFCRISLSGIAPLTLVLDRTLFEEAVLNILINAAQAAGPTGQIEGRLTTEQGAAILEIHDSGPGVPDDL